One region of Mycolicibacterium rhodesiae NBB3 genomic DNA includes:
- a CDS encoding nuclear transport factor 2 family protein encodes MGKWSRAELEEAWRRYQESVVEVGKTWDWSSYADHFTEDARYVEHALGNMEGRENIREWIVSTMNTFPGSEMPTYPVEWYSIDEDKGWVIFKNINTMRDPGDGSVHGAGVITVLEYAGDDRWSYEEDAYNPMNFMVMIQQYIQRSHELGTISEDARAFAKNMNWELT; translated from the coding sequence ATGGGCAAGTGGTCACGTGCGGAGCTCGAGGAGGCCTGGCGCCGGTACCAGGAATCCGTCGTCGAGGTCGGAAAGACTTGGGACTGGTCCAGTTACGCCGATCATTTCACCGAGGACGCCCGCTACGTCGAGCATGCCCTCGGCAACATGGAAGGCCGCGAGAACATCCGTGAGTGGATCGTCTCGACGATGAACACGTTCCCCGGCAGCGAGATGCCGACGTACCCGGTGGAGTGGTATTCGATCGACGAAGACAAGGGCTGGGTCATCTTCAAGAACATCAACACCATGCGCGATCCGGGCGACGGCAGCGTGCACGGCGCGGGCGTCATCACCGTCCTCGAGTATGCGGGCGACGACAGGTGGAGCTATGAGGAAGACGCCTACAACCCGATGAACTTCATGGTGATGATCCAGCAGTACATCCAGCGCAGCCACGAGCTCGGCACCATTTCCGAGGACGCCCGCGCATTCGCCAAGAACATGAACTGGGAACTGACCTGA
- a CDS encoding alpha/beta hydrolase fold domain-containing protein, with amino-acid sequence MTPNTDLQPFLTWTYDDNITGWGALLGDNAGGEGVSPYAAPARADDLTGLPDTYLDVGDLDVFRNEDIEYARRLGDAGVPTELHVYPGCPHAFEALAHGAAVSQRAISDRVRRLRSL; translated from the coding sequence GTGACTCCGAATACGGATCTGCAGCCGTTCTTGACATGGACCTACGACGACAACATCACCGGTTGGGGTGCGCTGTTGGGCGACAACGCCGGGGGAGAAGGCGTTTCGCCGTACGCCGCACCGGCGCGCGCCGACGACCTCACCGGGCTGCCCGACACCTACCTCGACGTCGGCGACCTCGATGTGTTCCGCAACGAGGACATCGAATACGCGCGTCGACTGGGTGACGCGGGAGTCCCGACGGAGCTGCACGTGTACCCGGGTTGCCCGCATGCATTCGAAGCGCTGGCCCACGGGGCTGCCGTTTCGCAGCGGGCCATCAGCGATCGGGTTCGTCGCCTGCGCAGCCTCTGA
- a CDS encoding SRPBCC family protein: protein MEGSVTVSMAAPADKIWNLIADVRNTGRFSPEVMEAEWVGAATGPALGARFRGHVKRNEIGPVYWTTCEVTACEPGREFGFAVLLNGKAVNNWHYRLTPVDGGTDVTESFRLDDSLTMKLFSIFGGQLRRRRNIRDMRKTLERIKAVVEGPEAG, encoded by the coding sequence ATGGAGGGCTCGGTCACGGTGTCCATGGCGGCACCGGCAGACAAGATCTGGAATCTCATCGCCGACGTGCGCAACACCGGTCGCTTCTCACCGGAGGTGATGGAAGCCGAGTGGGTCGGTGCGGCGACCGGTCCCGCGCTCGGTGCGCGGTTCCGCGGTCACGTCAAGCGCAACGAAATCGGGCCCGTGTACTGGACGACGTGCGAGGTCACCGCGTGCGAGCCGGGGCGCGAATTCGGCTTCGCCGTACTACTCAACGGCAAGGCGGTGAACAACTGGCATTACCGGCTCACCCCGGTCGACGGCGGCACCGACGTCACCGAATCCTTTCGGCTCGACGACTCGCTCACCATGAAGCTGTTCTCGATCTTCGGCGGTCAACTGCGCCGTCGCCGCAACATCCGCGACATGCGAAAGACGTTGGAACGGATCAAGGCCGTCGTCGAGGGACCAGAGGCCGGCTGA
- a CDS encoding TIGR03854 family LLM class F420-dependent oxidoreductase: protein MKIRFGIGLGAETGPDELPDIVDHLEDNGVDSLWFSELVYSKAVDPFIGMAHALARTADLKVGTSVAVLPGRHPVLVAKQLASLAALAPKRVLPVFGLRSAIPAEREIFVVPEGERAAVFDEALRLLRSVLEGEDVSFAGNYFSVSSVGVLPRPSKPLDIWLGGSAPAGFRRIGQLGDGWLGSFLTPAEARDGRAQIERAAAQAGREIEADHYGINLAVCDGDVSGELVAAVRRRRPDVEPAELIADSWSRLHRQLDAYLEAGLSKFVIRSAGLCSASAFIDRFVAELLPRQN from the coding sequence GTGAAGATTCGCTTCGGTATCGGATTGGGCGCCGAAACAGGCCCGGATGAACTGCCGGACATCGTCGACCATCTGGAGGACAACGGCGTCGATTCGCTGTGGTTCTCCGAGCTCGTCTACAGCAAGGCCGTCGACCCGTTCATCGGCATGGCGCACGCGCTGGCGCGCACGGCCGACCTGAAGGTCGGGACGTCGGTAGCCGTTCTTCCGGGTCGGCACCCGGTCCTGGTCGCGAAACAGCTGGCGTCACTGGCGGCGCTGGCACCCAAGCGGGTATTGCCGGTGTTCGGCCTGCGGTCGGCCATCCCGGCCGAGCGGGAGATCTTCGTGGTCCCCGAGGGTGAGCGGGCCGCTGTTTTCGATGAGGCGCTTCGGTTGCTGAGATCCGTTCTGGAGGGCGAGGATGTCTCCTTCGCAGGGAACTACTTCTCGGTGAGTTCGGTCGGCGTGCTGCCGCGCCCGAGCAAGCCGTTGGACATCTGGCTCGGCGGATCGGCGCCCGCAGGTTTTCGTCGGATCGGTCAGCTCGGTGACGGGTGGCTGGGCAGCTTTCTCACCCCCGCGGAGGCCCGCGACGGTCGCGCGCAGATCGAGCGTGCGGCAGCCCAGGCCGGACGTGAGATCGAGGCCGACCATTACGGCATCAACCTCGCGGTGTGTGACGGCGATGTGTCGGGCGAACTGGTCGCGGCGGTGCGGCGGCGTCGGCCCGACGTGGAGCCCGCGGAGCTGATCGCGGACAGCTGGTCACGCCTGCATCGTCAACTCGACGCGTATCTGGAAGCGGGACTGAGCAAGTTCGTCATCCGATCGGCGGGGCTCTGCAGCGCATCGGCATTCATCGACCGATTCGTGGCCGAACTTCTCCCGCGCCAGAACTGA
- a CDS encoding protein disulfide oxidoreductase: MRHRFIRFGRSVTLAALAAVLAVGLVNPPAAVADDRLQFTGTTLSGAPFAGSSLVGKPAVLWFWTPWCPFCNAEAPNVSKVAAANPDVTFVGVAARSSVSDMEGFVSKYNLNFTNLNDADGSIWARYDVPWQPAYVFYRADGSSTFVNNPTAAMPEQELADRVAALK, from the coding sequence ATGAGGCATCGATTCATCAGGTTCGGCCGGTCGGTCACGCTGGCCGCCCTCGCCGCCGTGCTGGCTGTTGGCCTGGTCAACCCGCCCGCCGCGGTTGCCGACGACCGCCTGCAATTCACCGGAACGACGCTGTCCGGGGCGCCGTTCGCCGGGTCGAGTCTGGTCGGTAAGCCTGCGGTGTTGTGGTTCTGGACGCCGTGGTGCCCCTTCTGCAACGCCGAGGCGCCGAACGTCAGCAAGGTCGCCGCGGCCAACCCAGACGTGACCTTCGTCGGCGTAGCGGCCCGTTCCAGCGTTTCGGACATGGAGGGCTTCGTCTCGAAGTACAACCTCAACTTTACGAATCTCAATGACGCCGACGGTTCCATCTGGGCGCGCTACGACGTGCCATGGCAGCCGGCCTACGTGTTCTACCGCGCCGATGGTTCGTCGACGTTCGTGAACAATCCGACGGCGGCGATGCCGGAGCAGGAGCTGGCCGACCGGGTAGCGGCGCTCAAGTAG
- a CDS encoding cytochrome c biogenesis CcdA family protein: MNQELLGLAFAAGLVAALNPCGFAMLPGYLALVVRSDVDSERSGVLTALGRAVAATAAMALGFIAVFGTFALLTVTAASTVQRYLPYVTVVIGVLLVALGIWLLAGRDFAALSPVAHAKWAPTARLGSMFGYGLSYALASLSCTVGPFLAATGVALKGGAHLGVLVYVAYIAGFTLVVGVLAVAAALASSGVAERMRRILPYVNRFSGALLVVVGLYVSYYGLYEVRLFAGDGDPADPVIAAAGRLQGALAGWTHRHGAWPWVAALLVLACLALVVAWRSRPKVASRSLDRGRATAGDES; this comes from the coding sequence GTGAACCAAGAACTCCTCGGCTTGGCGTTCGCCGCAGGGTTGGTGGCGGCGCTGAACCCCTGTGGTTTCGCGATGCTTCCCGGCTACCTCGCGCTGGTGGTCCGCAGCGACGTCGACAGTGAACGGAGCGGGGTGCTGACCGCGCTGGGCCGGGCGGTCGCGGCGACCGCGGCGATGGCGCTGGGCTTCATCGCGGTGTTCGGCACGTTCGCATTGCTGACGGTCACCGCCGCATCGACGGTGCAGCGCTACCTGCCGTACGTCACGGTGGTCATCGGCGTTCTCCTCGTCGCGCTCGGCATCTGGCTGCTGGCCGGCCGCGACTTCGCGGCGCTGAGTCCGGTCGCGCATGCTAAGTGGGCACCGACCGCGCGCCTCGGTTCGATGTTCGGCTACGGGCTCAGTTACGCCCTCGCGTCGTTGTCATGCACCGTCGGTCCGTTCCTCGCGGCCACGGGCGTGGCGTTGAAGGGTGGGGCTCATCTCGGTGTGCTCGTATACGTGGCCTATATCGCCGGGTTCACACTGGTGGTCGGCGTGTTGGCGGTCGCCGCTGCCCTGGCGAGTTCCGGCGTTGCTGAGCGGATGCGCCGAATCCTCCCGTACGTCAACCGATTCAGTGGGGCACTGCTGGTCGTCGTCGGTCTCTATGTGAGCTATTACGGCCTCTACGAGGTGCGCCTGTTCGCGGGGGACGGCGATCCTGCCGATCCGGTGATCGCCGCCGCCGGACGACTGCAGGGCGCGCTCGCAGGCTGGACCCATAGACACGGGGCGTGGCCGTGGGTGGCTGCGCTGCTCGTGCTGGCGTGCCTTGCGCTAGTCGTGGCGTGGCGTTCCAGGCCCAAGGTTGCTTCGAGATCTCTTGACAGAGGTCGGGCCACGGCGGGCGACGAGTCATAG
- a CDS encoding bifunctional helix-turn-helix transcriptional regulator/GNAT family N-acetyltransferase produces the protein MPEVVDKVREFNRFYTRVVGLLRPDLAGSQFGLTEARVLFEVAHSNGATASDLRRELGLDAGYLSRILGSFTTAGLVDRERCGEDGRRQIIRLTDAGRRAFADLDRLQVEAIHALLAPLDEPHRQELVTSMGRVRRALGGPRAHPDVVIRPPRPGDLGWVVERHGARYAAEYGWDVTFEALVARVVADFAERGDAQREAGWIAERDGERIGCVFCTTTDRSDTAQLRLLLVEPSARGFGVGTRLVDECLRFAKRAGYTRITLWTNDVLLAARRIYEHAGFECDRREAHHSFGQDLVGEYWSRTLR, from the coding sequence ATGCCGGAAGTCGTGGACAAGGTCCGCGAATTCAACCGCTTCTACACCCGCGTCGTCGGCCTGTTGCGGCCCGATCTCGCAGGCTCGCAGTTCGGTTTGACCGAGGCCAGGGTCCTGTTCGAGGTGGCGCACAGCAACGGCGCTACCGCGTCGGACCTGCGACGCGAACTGGGCCTCGACGCGGGCTATCTCAGCCGCATCCTTGGCTCGTTCACCACGGCCGGTCTGGTCGACCGTGAACGTTGCGGAGAGGACGGGCGCAGGCAGATCATCCGGTTGACCGACGCCGGACGGCGCGCGTTCGCGGATCTCGACCGGTTACAGGTCGAGGCGATCCATGCGCTGTTGGCGCCGTTGGACGAACCGCATCGTCAGGAACTCGTCACATCCATGGGGCGCGTGCGGCGTGCTCTCGGCGGGCCGCGAGCACACCCGGACGTGGTCATTCGTCCCCCGCGGCCCGGCGATCTCGGGTGGGTCGTGGAGCGCCACGGAGCGCGCTATGCCGCGGAGTACGGCTGGGACGTGACCTTTGAAGCATTGGTCGCCCGCGTGGTCGCCGACTTCGCCGAACGCGGCGACGCGCAGCGGGAGGCGGGCTGGATCGCGGAGCGCGACGGCGAACGCATCGGCTGCGTGTTCTGCACGACCACCGACAGGTCAGATACCGCGCAGCTTCGGCTGCTGCTCGTCGAACCGTCCGCCCGCGGATTCGGCGTCGGCACACGGCTCGTAGACGAGTGTCTGCGATTCGCCAAGAGGGCGGGGTACACGCGAATCACGCTGTGGACCAACGATGTCCTGTTGGCCGCCCGGCGAATCTATGAGCACGCGGGTTTCGAGTGCGATCGCCGCGAGGCCCACCACAGCTTCGGGCAGGACCTGGTCGGCGAGTATTGGTCGCGCACCCTGCGGTGA
- a CDS encoding cyclopropane mycolic acid synthase family methyltransferase: MPETTNDADGLKPHFEDVQSHYDLSDEFFRLFLDPTQTYSCAYFERDDMTLEEAQIAKIDLSLGKLGLQPGMTLLDVGCGWGATLNRALDKYDVNVIGLTLSENQKAHVEKVFAESPSTRTKRVLLEGWEQFDEPVDRIVSIGAFEHFGADRYDDFFKMAYTALPSDGVMLLHTIVKPSDEEFAERGLPLTMTKLKFFKFIMDEIFPGGMLPFVSTVEEHSAKVGFEVTRVQPLRMHYARTLDIWADKLSASKDEAIAIQNEEVYDRYMKYLTGCADLFREGYTDICQFTLVKN, translated from the coding sequence TTGCCAGAAACGACCAACGACGCCGACGGCCTCAAGCCACACTTCGAGGACGTGCAGTCGCACTACGACCTGTCCGATGAGTTCTTCCGGCTCTTCCTCGATCCGACGCAGACGTACAGCTGCGCGTACTTCGAGCGCGATGACATGACACTGGAAGAAGCGCAGATCGCGAAGATCGATCTATCGCTGGGCAAGTTGGGTCTGCAGCCCGGAATGACGCTGCTGGACGTCGGCTGCGGCTGGGGTGCCACGCTGAATCGCGCATTGGACAAGTACGACGTCAACGTCATCGGTCTCACGCTGAGCGAGAACCAGAAGGCCCACGTCGAAAAGGTGTTCGCCGAGTCGCCGAGCACGCGCACCAAGCGGGTGCTGCTTGAGGGCTGGGAGCAGTTCGACGAGCCCGTTGACCGCATCGTGTCGATCGGCGCGTTCGAGCATTTCGGCGCGGACCGCTACGACGACTTCTTCAAGATGGCCTATACCGCGCTGCCGAGCGACGGCGTGATGTTGTTACACACCATCGTCAAGCCCAGCGACGAGGAGTTCGCCGAGCGCGGGTTGCCGCTGACCATGACGAAGCTGAAGTTCTTCAAGTTCATCATGGACGAAATTTTCCCCGGCGGGATGCTGCCCTTCGTATCGACCGTCGAGGAGCACTCCGCCAAGGTCGGCTTCGAGGTCACCCGAGTCCAGCCGCTGCGGATGCACTACGCCAGGACGCTGGACATCTGGGCGGACAAGCTGTCGGCCAGCAAGGACGAGGCCATTGCAATCCAGAACGAAGAGGTCTACGACCGGTATATGAAGTACCTGACCGGCTGTGCGGATCTCTTCCGTGAGGGCTACACCGACATCTGCCAGTTCACGCTCGTCAAGAACTAG
- a CDS encoding DUF1660 family phage protein, which translates to MTFACRVFGHQPAFHADGSIMRWACRRCGQSSGAKEYATATEAARYAAAFNKRDADDLGKRAPLIGLLPLRLWRRLRSR; encoded by the coding sequence GTGACGTTCGCGTGCCGGGTGTTCGGCCATCAGCCGGCGTTCCACGCTGACGGCAGCATCATGCGATGGGCGTGCCGCCGCTGCGGACAGTCAAGCGGTGCAAAGGAGTACGCGACCGCCACCGAGGCCGCACGATATGCCGCGGCCTTCAACAAACGTGACGCCGACGATCTCGGTAAGCGCGCACCGCTGATCGGCCTGTTGCCGCTGCGGTTGTGGCGGCGGCTGCGCTCGCGCTAG
- a CDS encoding MFS transporter, with amino-acid sequence MGADVSTETVTTQVPSRLDRLPWSRFHWRVVIGLGGVWILDGLEVTMVGNVADRLTEPGSGIEMSAAQIGVAAAIYIAGACLGALFFGQLTDRFGRKKLFILTLVLYLTATVATAFAFAPWYFYIARFFTGAGIGGEYAAINSAIDELIPARVRGRVDLIINGSYWLGAAGGAAGALLLLNTSIFPQDLGWRLAFGIGAVFGLAVLVVRRNVPESPRWLFIHGRQEEAERIVREIEDEVARETDKTLAEPEGSLTIRPRKTISFVEIAKVAFTRYPKRAILGLALFIGQAFLYNAFTFNLGTLLGTFYGVASGTVPLFFVVWALSNFAGPLLLGRMFDTVGRKAMISLAYLGSAAVAVGLTALFYAEAGGVVVFIAVLSACFFLASSGASAAYLTVSEIFPMETRALAIAFFYAVGTAIGGITGPLLFGALIDTGDRGPVAISFLIGAAVMALGGVAELIFGVKAEGQNLEDIAAPLTTADEKPA; translated from the coding sequence ATGGGCGCAGACGTTTCGACCGAGACAGTCACGACGCAGGTTCCGAGCCGGCTGGACCGCCTTCCGTGGTCCCGATTCCACTGGCGGGTCGTGATCGGGCTGGGCGGGGTCTGGATTCTCGACGGGCTCGAGGTCACCATGGTCGGCAACGTCGCCGATCGCCTCACCGAACCGGGCAGTGGAATCGAAATGTCCGCCGCCCAGATCGGCGTCGCGGCTGCGATTTACATCGCGGGGGCGTGTCTGGGCGCGTTGTTCTTCGGCCAACTCACCGACCGCTTCGGCCGCAAAAAGCTGTTCATCCTCACCCTGGTGCTGTACCTGACAGCCACGGTGGCAACGGCTTTCGCCTTCGCGCCGTGGTACTTCTACATAGCCCGCTTCTTCACCGGGGCGGGCATTGGCGGCGAGTACGCAGCGATCAACTCCGCCATCGACGAGTTGATCCCCGCGCGCGTCCGCGGCCGTGTCGATCTCATCATCAACGGCTCGTACTGGCTGGGCGCGGCGGGTGGCGCGGCGGGCGCCCTGTTGCTGCTGAACACGTCGATCTTCCCGCAGGACCTCGGTTGGCGACTCGCGTTCGGCATCGGCGCGGTGTTCGGCCTCGCGGTGCTGGTGGTCCGGCGCAACGTTCCCGAGAGCCCACGCTGGCTGTTCATCCACGGGCGCCAGGAGGAAGCCGAGCGGATCGTCCGCGAGATCGAAGACGAAGTCGCGCGCGAGACCGACAAGACCCTGGCGGAACCCGAGGGATCGCTGACGATCCGGCCACGCAAGACGATCTCGTTCGTCGAGATCGCCAAAGTCGCGTTCACCCGCTACCCCAAACGCGCGATCCTCGGCCTGGCGTTGTTCATCGGGCAGGCCTTCCTGTACAACGCCTTCACCTTCAACCTCGGGACGCTGCTCGGCACGTTCTATGGAGTGGCGTCTGGGACCGTGCCACTGTTCTTCGTGGTGTGGGCACTGAGCAACTTCGCGGGTCCGCTGCTACTGGGCCGAATGTTCGACACCGTCGGCCGCAAGGCGATGATCTCGCTGGCGTATCTGGGCTCCGCGGCGGTGGCGGTTGGGCTCACCGCGCTCTTCTATGCAGAGGCCGGCGGTGTCGTCGTCTTCATCGCTGTGTTGTCGGCGTGCTTCTTCCTCGCGTCCTCGGGTGCGAGCGCGGCGTACCTGACGGTCAGCGAGATCTTTCCCATGGAGACTCGCGCGTTGGCGATCGCGTTCTTCTACGCGGTCGGTACCGCCATCGGCGGCATCACCGGACCGCTGCTGTTCGGCGCGCTCATCGACACCGGCGATCGCGGCCCGGTCGCGATCTCGTTCCTCATCGGGGCCGCGGTGATGGCACTAGGCGGTGTCGCCGAGCTGATCTTCGGCGTGAAAGCAGAGGGTCAGAACCTGGAGGACATCGCCGCGCCGCTGACCACAGCCGACGAGAAGCCGGCGTGA
- a CDS encoding alpha/beta fold hydrolase: MPQVALEQATIDYRVLGPQDSPHPPVVFVHGILVDSRLWDRVADGLASKGFRCYLPNWPLGSHTIPVNDGAELSPRAVATMIDDFIEKLGLADVTLVGNDTGGGLCQLVIDAYPENVGRVVLTNCDAFDKFPPFPFTLVFALLRGPVSIKVLFEQMRIKALRHSPLGFGLLVNPDPQLTASWLEPARTDVRIRRDLARLLRAVAKTDLTDVSTRLHRFTKPVTIVWGQRDRAFTPSLGRRLAALFPTSTLIEVPESRTFVSLDAPSAVIDAIATVGAGAR; encoded by the coding sequence ATGCCGCAGGTCGCACTGGAACAGGCCACCATCGACTACCGCGTGTTGGGGCCCCAGGATTCGCCGCATCCACCTGTGGTGTTCGTGCACGGAATCCTCGTCGACAGCCGGCTGTGGGATCGCGTGGCAGATGGGCTGGCCAGTAAGGGGTTTCGCTGCTACCTGCCGAACTGGCCGCTCGGCTCGCACACGATCCCCGTCAACGACGGCGCCGAGTTGTCGCCCCGGGCGGTCGCCACGATGATCGACGACTTCATCGAGAAGCTGGGCCTGGCGGACGTGACGCTGGTCGGCAACGACACCGGCGGCGGGCTGTGCCAGTTGGTCATCGACGCCTACCCGGAGAACGTGGGGCGCGTGGTCCTGACCAACTGCGACGCGTTCGACAAGTTTCCGCCGTTCCCCTTCACGTTGGTGTTCGCGCTGTTGCGCGGACCGGTGTCGATCAAGGTGCTGTTCGAACAGATGCGGATCAAGGCCCTGCGGCATTCCCCACTCGGCTTCGGCCTCCTGGTCAACCCCGACCCGCAGCTGACGGCATCCTGGCTCGAGCCTGCCCGCACCGACGTCCGGATCCGGCGTGACCTCGCCCGGCTGTTGCGTGCCGTCGCCAAGACAGACCTCACCGACGTGTCGACGCGGCTGCACCGCTTCACCAAACCGGTCACCATCGTCTGGGGGCAACGTGACCGCGCGTTCACCCCGTCGCTCGGCCGCAGACTTGCCGCCCTGTTCCCCACCTCGACCCTGATCGAGGTACCCGAGTCGAGAACCTTCGTGTCGCTCGACGCGCCGTCGGCGGTGATCGACGCGATCGCCACGGTGGGAGCCGGTGCCCGCTGA
- a CDS encoding TetR/AcrR family transcriptional regulator: MKVNDRGAAPAATRRTQAERTAATRALLIETGRKLFADKGFNEVSTQAIVEAAGVTRGALYHQFDDKVGLFAAVYEQAERQLVEDIARQIVELQPLDPLEAMRVGARLFLDGCAAPDVQQIVLIDAPAVLGWDRWREVGVKYGLGVIEGMLAHAIAEGVVPEQPLRPTAHVLLGALDEAALFVSRAPDRERARTEMDAVCERLISGIAGRG; encoded by the coding sequence ATGAAAGTCAACGATCGAGGTGCGGCGCCGGCGGCGACTCGTCGCACCCAGGCGGAACGGACGGCTGCCACCCGCGCGCTGCTGATCGAGACCGGCCGAAAGCTGTTCGCGGACAAAGGGTTCAACGAGGTATCCACCCAGGCGATCGTGGAGGCCGCCGGTGTGACGAGGGGAGCGCTGTATCACCAGTTCGACGACAAGGTGGGTTTGTTCGCCGCGGTCTACGAGCAGGCCGAACGGCAACTGGTCGAGGACATCGCCCGCCAGATCGTGGAATTGCAGCCGCTCGACCCGCTGGAGGCGATGCGGGTCGGGGCTCGTCTGTTCCTCGACGGCTGCGCGGCGCCCGATGTGCAGCAGATCGTCTTGATCGACGCACCGGCGGTGCTGGGATGGGATCGCTGGCGTGAAGTGGGCGTCAAGTACGGGCTCGGGGTGATCGAGGGAATGCTCGCTCATGCGATTGCCGAGGGTGTCGTTCCCGAGCAACCTCTACGTCCGACCGCGCATGTGCTGCTCGGCGCGCTGGACGAGGCGGCGCTGTTCGTGTCCCGCGCGCCGGACCGCGAGCGGGCGCGCACGGAGATGGACGCCGTGTGCGAGCGGTTGATCAGCGGGATCGCCGGACGCGGTTGA
- a CDS encoding thiol-disulfide oxidoreductase DCC family protein, giving the protein MSGTLFFDGKCGMCTRSRDFLLKLNRTGELHTEPLQTPGTSERLGIPDSALMDAVRWLDSNGDVYAGAEAANAAVSAALGTRIPLTVYRIPGIRSLEDAVYRWVADHRYRLPGTTPYCESHPVSC; this is encoded by the coding sequence ATGTCCGGAACGCTGTTCTTCGATGGCAAGTGTGGGATGTGCACGCGATCACGGGATTTCTTGCTGAAACTCAACCGCACCGGTGAGCTACATACAGAACCTCTGCAGACGCCCGGCACCTCGGAGCGGCTCGGCATCCCCGACTCGGCCTTGATGGACGCGGTCCGCTGGCTGGACTCCAACGGCGACGTGTACGCAGGCGCCGAGGCGGCCAACGCCGCAGTGTCGGCCGCCCTGGGCACCCGGATTCCGCTGACGGTCTACCGCATCCCTGGCATCCGTTCGCTCGAGGATGCGGTGTACCGCTGGGTCGCCGATCATCGCTACCGCTTACCCGGCACCACCCCGTACTGCGAATCGCATCCGGTCTCCTGCTGA
- the speB gene encoding agmatinase — protein sequence MIEQLELAYAGVASFGHRPFLTEVEQLESWRPDVAIVGAPFDVGTTNRPGARFGPRAIRATAYEPGTYHLDLGLEIFDWLEVVDFGDAYCPHGQTEVSHNNIRERVHAIASRGIVPVILGGDHSITWPAATAVADVHGYGNVGIVHFDAHADTADEIEGNLASHGTPMRRLIESGAVPGSHFVQVGLRGYWPPQDTFEWMQEQRMTWHTMQEIWDRGFKEVMRDAVSEALAKAEKLYVSVDIDVLDPAHAPGTGTPEPGGITTADLLRLVRQLCREHDVVGVDVVEVAPAYDHAELTVNAAHRVVFEALGGMAARRRDATPDAAPPGPPAR from the coding sequence ATGATCGAGCAGCTCGAGCTGGCCTACGCAGGCGTGGCGTCTTTCGGACATCGGCCATTCCTCACCGAGGTCGAACAGCTGGAGTCGTGGCGACCCGATGTGGCGATCGTCGGGGCACCGTTCGACGTCGGGACGACGAACCGGCCCGGCGCGCGCTTCGGCCCGCGTGCGATTCGCGCCACCGCCTACGAGCCGGGCACTTATCACCTGGATCTGGGGCTGGAGATCTTCGACTGGCTCGAAGTCGTCGACTTCGGCGACGCATATTGCCCGCACGGCCAGACAGAGGTCTCACACAACAACATTCGTGAGCGCGTGCACGCCATCGCGTCGCGCGGCATCGTGCCTGTCATCCTCGGCGGCGACCACTCGATCACCTGGCCGGCCGCAACCGCCGTCGCCGATGTGCACGGATACGGCAACGTCGGCATCGTGCACTTCGATGCGCACGCCGACACCGCCGATGAGATCGAAGGCAACCTCGCCAGCCACGGGACGCCGATGCGGCGGCTCATCGAATCCGGTGCCGTACCCGGTAGCCACTTCGTGCAGGTCGGTCTCCGCGGCTACTGGCCGCCGCAGGACACCTTCGAGTGGATGCAGGAACAGCGCATGACCTGGCACACCATGCAGGAGATCTGGGATCGCGGCTTCAAGGAGGTCATGCGCGACGCCGTCAGCGAGGCGCTGGCCAAGGCCGAGAAGCTGTACGTCTCCGTCGACATCGACGTGCTCGACCCCGCCCATGCGCCGGGCACCGGCACGCCGGAGCCGGGAGGTATCACGACCGCGGATCTCCTGCGACTGGTGCGGCAGCTCTGCCGCGAACACGACGTCGTCGGCGTCGACGTGGTCGAGGTGGCACCCGCATACGACCATGCGGAGCTGACCGTCAACGCCGCGCACCGCGTGGTTTTCGAAGCGCTCGGTGGCATGGCCGCCCGCCGCCGAGATGCCACACCCGATGCCGCGCCGCCGGGTCCGCCCGCCCGGTAG